From Argopecten irradians isolate NY chromosome 2, Ai_NY, whole genome shotgun sequence, the proteins below share one genomic window:
- the LOC138316697 gene encoding uncharacterized protein, whose amino-acid sequence MLLSSLLVMISAAFNTINSTNIFHNNSELSFGFDNSINITVDGITFMGTQPQDVSSSLPPEWSRICRIQPGLGCIHPSTKQIVVDTLAKVHPTCILCSVRRGEVLRFESLRHILQISVVRKHYAVTIGCAPGGNITLPYPMRAVGLKYIHVQDCLIRDSMADYFNTDINMIPDTLVYYAIIDSRFYVDSSEFAVTVQNLQFMTKAAKCGPEKELMVAISRNISYVFSKIVLPRVERMKGEETPNAARAFYRGVSRAAFTCNYTKLIELDRSFARSLGSKHDSVLLQNSDFPALLVFNLSYSLLREVPGKFDDWRLYFPRMKIMDLTHNRINDFKSVLDYGTKTEDPSMGTLDLRYNNITTITLKQLRALQHHKYVKVDIRNNP is encoded by the coding sequence ATGCTGTTATCTTCCCTTTTGGTGATGATATCAGCTGCATTTAACACGATTAACTCCACGAATATATTTCACAACAATTCAGAGCTTTCATTTGGATTTGATAACAGTATTAACATTACAGTAGATGGTATAACATTCATGGGTACTCAACCACAGGATGTATCCAGTTCTCTGCCACCGGAATGGTCCAGAATCTGCAGAATTCAACCAGGATTAGGATGTATTCATCCGTCTACCAAGCAAATTGTAGTAGATACCCTGGCAAAAGTACATCCAACTTGTATACTGTGCTCCGTCAGACGAGGGGAGGTATTGAGATTTGAAAGCTTAAGACATATTTTGCAAATTTCTGTGGTAAGGAAACATTATGCAGTGACGATTGGATGTGCGCCCGGAGGGAACATCACACTTCCGTACCCAATGCGTGCTGTCGGACTAAAGTATATACACGTTCAAGACTGCTTGATCCGGGACTCTATGGCGGACTATTTCAACACCGATATCAATATGATTCCAGACACATTGGTATATTACGCCATAATAGACTCTAGATTCTACGTCGATTCATCTGAGTTTGCAGTTACGGTACAAAACCTTCAATTCATGACGAAAGCGGCGAAATGCGGTCCAGAGAAAGAGCTAATGGTGGCGATCAGTAGAAATATTTCTTATGTATTCAGCAAGATTGTTTTACCCCGCGTTGAACGAATGAAAGGCGAGGAAACGCCTAATGCAGCACGTGCATTCTATCGCGGTGTATCGAGAGCTGCGTTCACATGTAATTATACAAAACTAATCGAACTTGACCGAAGTTTTGCGAGGAGCCTTGGTTCGAAGCATGATAGTGTCCTTTTGCAAAACTCAGATTTTCCAGCATTGCTTGTGTTTAATTTATCATATTCACTATTGCGGGAAGTACCAGGAAAATTCGATGACTGGCGACTATATTTCCCGCGTATGAAAATCATGGATTTAACACATAACAGGATAAATGATTTCAAAAGTGTACTAGACTATGGGACGAAGACTGAGGACCCTAGCATGGGTACACTAGATCTGCGCTATAACAATATAACTACAATAACGTTGAAGCAGCTCCGTGCATTACAACATCACAAGTATGTGAAGGTTGACATCCGGAACAACCCA
- the LOC138316698 gene encoding toll-like receptor Tollo, producing the protein MKDFVEFFHHDNNLTIDTAIGQYMYLQDLKCHKPDKLKGRKIAGVTIRELGCELETTTLLAAPIIVLCLIVAILIVFIIIMIKYRKEIVILAFTRLNIILPCQRFEDNAGKKFDAFVSYSQHDSNWVLNTLVPGLERPNGLDPFKLCLHQRDFAVGTAIAENIVNSVEASRHTILVISRKFLESEWCLMEFRTAFHQSLLEKKKHLILVTVEQLAPEELDADLKRCMQTLTYVHINDRLFWDKIIFSLSNKRKRNKDGHFFDNLKHCFRHRQHHHANGNNNQAK; encoded by the coding sequence ATGAAGGACTTCGTCGAGTTTTTTCATCACGACAACAACTTAACAATCGATACTGCAATAGGTCAGTATATGTATTTGCAAGATCTTAAATGCCACAAACCAGACAAATTGAAAGGTCGTAAAATTGCTGGCGTCACCATCAGAGAGCTAGGCTGTGAACTAGAAACGACAACATTACTCGCCGCACCAATCATTGTATTGTGTTTAATTGTCGCGATtctaattgtttttattatcatcATGATAAAATACAGAAAGGAAATAGTCATTCTGGCTTTTACTAGATTAAACATAATACTCCCCTGCCAACGATTTGAAGACAATGCCGGTAAGAAATTTGACGCATTTGTCTCCTACAGTCAGCACGACTCTAATTGGGTATTGAATACATTGGTTCCGGGTTTAGAACGCCCTAACGGGCTTGATCCATTTAAACTTTGTCTTCATCAACGAGACTTTGCTGTTGGAACTGCTATTGCAGAAAATATCGTTAACAGCGTGGAGGCTAGTCGTCATACGATTCTCGTTATTTCACGGAAGTTCCTGGAGAGTGAATGGTGTTTGATGGAATTTCGAACGGCATTTCACCAAAGTTTgttagaaaaaaagaaacatctGATACTCGTTACTGTAGAACAGTTGGCACCAGAAGAACTTGATGCAGATTTGAAGCGTTGTATGCAGACATTGACCTATGTTCATATCAATGACAGGCTTTTTTGggacaaaattatattttcattgtcGAATAAAAGGAAAAGGAACAAAGATGGCCATTTTTTCGACAACTTGAAGCATTGTTTCCGGCATCGACAACACCACCACGCCAACGGCAATAACAATCAGgctaaatga